The nucleotide sequence GCGTGATCCATGGTGCGATGCCCACCAATGGGTCGCCGGAGCTTTACAAACGCATTCGCGGGGGGTTTGAAGGGGCGACAAGGTCCGTTCTGGGCCGCAATCAAGCGGAGGTGACGGCAACGGCAGCAAATATGCCCGGGCCGCTGGAACTGGCGCCGAACCGTGTTTATCAGGACGTTCCGGGACGCCGCCCGTGGCTTCGGGCGCTTGATGGGATGGGCAACGAGCTGTGGGCCTTGCCCCGTGCTGATCCTTACGAGGAAATCTATTTGAATGCGACGGACTGGTACCGGCTTGTGGATCAAACCTTGCTTGATCCCGACGGGGATGCCGAGGCCGCGTGGCGGGCCTATCGACGCCAGGTCAACATAGCCAGGAACTTTCATGCCGAATTGGAAGGCAGCGGGTTTCACCCAAATACACGGATGTTCTATGGCACGGGCCGCGATACGCGCGATCATGTCGCGTGGCGGCCAATGGAACGTTTCGCGGGGGCATATCCGGTCAATCCGGTTGCCACCTTCTCCTCCGGGCGGGTCAATCTGCGCGGCAGCAACCCCGGCAATCCGACAGGTCCGGCGACGTTTGGCCGGACCCTTCAGATGGACGGACCAAGGGCGCAGGGCGATGGCACTGTCCAGGCAGGCTCCGGGCTGCATGTGCCCGAAATGTCAGTTGCGGTGACGGATGGCTTTGACCATCAGAAAGCATATGACTCCCGTGATGCGCGCGAACTTACCCGTGATTGGTTGGTCGATATGGTGAAAGAGGCGGTGGCATAGCGGGCGAATTGAAGCAGTGATCGCAATGGCTGCCCAACAGCTCGTCTAATCTCATATTGAGGCCGGATGACAGGCGGCGTGGTGACCGCGGTTCAAGGTCGCCCCATGACAAAGCTTTGATGCTTCACAACAGGCGCGTGTCCATGCCGAAATTGTTGC is from Roseinatronobacter monicus and encodes:
- a CDS encoding esterase/lipase family protein, which codes for MNWLSRNEVTKIDGCMVRIQFVVWAYPYNWTNSNRMSAAGLGEVVAEAESAARAEAARLNRQAMKPILVTHSMGGLVSRAYTQILGNAGDVHGVIHGAMPTNGSPELYKRIRGGFEGATRSVLGRNQAEVTATAANMPGPLELAPNRVYQDVPGRRPWLRALDGMGNELWALPRADPYEEIYLNATDWYRLVDQTLLDPDGDAEAAWRAYRRQVNIARNFHAELEGSGFHPNTRMFYGTGRDTRDHVAWRPMERFAGAYPVNPVATFSSGRVNLRGSNPGNPTGPATFGRTLQMDGPRAQGDGTVQAGSGLHVPEMSVAVTDGFDHQKAYDSRDARELTRDWLVDMVKEAVA